A window of Strigops habroptila isolate Jane chromosome 5, bStrHab1.2.pri, whole genome shotgun sequence contains these coding sequences:
- the RIF1 gene encoding telomere-associated protein RIF1 isoform X3, protein MVLLTWSVHISSQNVELSNAALQALGFCVFNSSITSELPATEIRDLLSIVNSVAVKTSDKNTRTRALWVISKQTFPSEIVKKEVSGIISTLETILTKGDVQSMVVEYEALNVVIRLMEQTPAQMGEEAVRWAKLIIPLVVHSAHKVQLRGATALEMGMPLLLQKQQEVAAVTEHLMTTKLISELHKLFSTKNETYVLKLWPLFVKLLGKTLHRSGSFINSLLQLEELGFRSGSPVVKKIAFIAWKSLIDNFALNPDILCSAKRLKLLMQPLSSIHVRTEALALTKLEVWWYLLMRLGPQLPANFEQVCVPLIQSTLSLDSSPALQGTPSRVPGNQSLVCATPVQKSGPYPFASPATPRMNLNSSTAGLVVIPSIQLLGIEMLLHFLMGPEVLDFAKQNKLVLSLEPLQYPLIGSPSFFCKHASTLISAVQDGFIAIGKEVPDCMLNVIWKDINGYVKTAIESGNKKEKQGSEILTMLLQALKNIVKSNSLPVQKILSLIDITVKELPPKVLGSPAYQVADMDLLNGTPALFLIQLPFHNSLLKCCVTDERFFVILETLVGYVLSGPTSPLAFSESVICIINQSAKQVENKEHLWRMWRIVVNPLTDWINRTNEVNQGDALEHNFSAVYSALLLPVSQIFPAQGFPQPTMKSLLRTWSDLYRAFARCAALVATAEENLCCEELCAKIISGLEGETPVMISMMDGLTHIVSVMVDCINFAPYGTKYQPKHRSPQTPTDWSKKKKEPLGKLASLFKLLVMLLNSFHVFSSKEICSETLVSVGPSIIAILHNIISRVSLPSVIGTMFAIFSKPLAVFYERTKLADVSKVYSNLNNKLEKLLAEVIQCLQSHCTGSYDSKLLEQISPLLCVAFQHKSKQIHNQCSHFWNATFSKTTSLKYPEELKSVLSQAKKKIPLLLPGFESIEGAEEYSGPFSDAMENSQLDAKISGMEVKLGQNRGSILAQMSEQKDEVKDKSSNVQVTSAKLKLEFSSSKAKSEILLEEEKSIDFVYIPPETKARVLTERQKEVLRSKRVDIPAMYNNLDASQDSTLFSQYTQSQEDSLEKSSLIENAKEDTKTKPQEENAKSEGCTNKSDNPLKNAAYVNKSPLTHLEESSTLNSEGESRRETTGMILEEPSAGEGLEGSTVETASKELLAGNENTSNVSNSSTSSDIISGTPQPASRRQSFITLEKFGSSENRPFSLSALNGISEMSGGASMTGKQEKTSAKSEKSGEENKKPTKSEQIFTAIRRLTRRQSKMEHQGNKQSKSLIRSEQEKSVQESCASKNIKNNLSSAVEDVERSLLAQSQVLHSTELEIKRAEDLIAETEKTQALDTDSKENTPPETTVSSDQVTSDDSQAPHASPSQKALRRSSRRRSETVESTAASQDKEDGHQKRDRCKDNEKSGQKKVPQAKDDVSQKQKAVSGKATENTNKESNLHERTAEDRNSEESPASAGPDEEVNKSARRSEENLKADTEGQDCSSSTAGQKMERPRYHTRRASQGLLSSIENSEADGSEGKEESMRKKRSAKAKNRSDFLEGKLKDLQPGSHSHEVSSQRNETKDLLEARKGELSCEVSTDAALTSEPCGPKTQVIPTDASKAMGSASSKGSSGVQNGSVEQNKRHTLVESVTNPCVADPDLKAAEKDEDIVKRTVVEDCHATVLPESVPAANASGGDLSFSQIPECQHKRSKRLKKPKSCDCCNKKSKQEVMSLTELKNGNTHELSEPQITPVQTPGNTSEMSSNSDFDKRLSMAPCAMSTPLHPPKEPSALNLEREGSSEDNLEGKSSVLEEDLENPVCVAGEITDSVLEIKEPADEDGQTEQCLSKCVPEEPGGSDLIAGNQDEEPGATEEEISLNEQLEEIPEALVDVSKPEEKQMNELESSWDDKEVAENAVGEMCVNQDKEIKEELEETEITVPQNMALDKGDAVENNIVDSPQKPEDDASLVVVNESPNGMQARCMWSPSASPSTSILKRGVKRNQDDDSLSPTNKIRRVSFANPIYQEGLADDIDRRSPVIRSHSSPSSRSLKILSNIQAKHITTPTKGFLSPGSRNPKFKSSKKCLITEMTKESLPGPMECMYPALVGCKAPVDVILPQITSNICARGLGQLIRAKNIKTVGDLSTLTASEIKTLPIRSPKISNVKRALKGYHEQQVKSRGFEEMVVLEDTEKPISNVEDKSLSVEEEKLATDLIEPIVVNTNDQPPADLMSQIDALVAQLSAEDLHSYSGSQLFEMQEKLVGMTNCIMKNLQARWKSPPHENSD, encoded by the exons CAACTGAAATACGAGACTTGCTATCAATAGTGAACAGTGTTGCTGTAAAAACTTCAGACAAAAACACTCGCACTCGGGCGCTTTGGGTGATCTCCAAGCAgacatttccttctgaaattgtTAAAAAAGAG GTGTCCGGTATTATTTCTACCCTGGAAACAATACTTACTAAGGGAGATGTACAGTCTATGGTGGTTGAATACGAAGCGCTTAATGTTGTTATACG CTTAATGGAGCAAACTCCAGCCCAGATGGGAGAAGAGGCTGTGAGGTGGGCAAAACTGATCATTCCTCTGGTTGTCCATTCAGCGCATAAGGTGCAGTTACGAGGTGCTACTGCCCTGGAGATGGGCATGCCACTGCTCCTCCAGAAACAGCAGGAGGTAGCAGCCGTCACTGAACACCTCATGACCACA aaattaatttcagaactTCATAAACTGTTTTCTACAAAAAATGAGACATACGTGTTAAAATTATGGCCACTGTTTGTCAAATTACTTGGAAAG ACTCTGCATCGTAGTGGCAGTTTTATCAACTCATTGCTGCAATTGGAGGAACTTGGATTTCGTAGTGGCTCACCAGTGGTAAAGAAAATAGCCTTCATTGCATGGAAGAGTCTAATAGATAATTTTGCTCTAAATCCAG ATATATTGTGCAGTGCTAAAAGGCTGAAGTTGCTAATGCAGCCACTGAGCTCAATCCATGTGAGAACAGAGGCTTTGGCCCTGACAAAGCTGGAGGTCTGGTGGTATTTACTCATGAGGCTGGGACCTCAGCTGCCTGCCAACTTTGAACAG GTTTGTGTACCATTAATCCAAAGTACTTTAAGTCTGGATTCTTCTCCTGCATTGCAAGGAACTCCCTCACGTGTACCAGGCAACCAGAGTTTAGTCTGTGCAACCCCTGTACAGAAATCAg GTCCGTACCCATTCGCAAGTCCGGCCACACCAAGGATGAACTTGAAttccagcacagcaggactGGTGGTGATTCCTTCCATTCAGCTTTTGGGAATTGAAATGCTGCTTCACTTCCTGATGGGACCAGAAGTTTTAGATTTTGCTAAGCAAAACAAACTTGTGCTTAGTTTAG AGCCTCTCCAGTACCCGCTGATTGGTAgcccttcttttttttgtaagcaTGCCAGCACACTTATCAGCGCAGTTCAGGATGGCTTTATTGCAATTGGAAAAGAAGTTCCTG ATTGTATGCTGAATGTTATATGGAAGGACATAAATGGATACGTGAAAACAGCCATTGAATCAG gaaataagaaagaaaagcaagggtCAGAAATACTGACTATGTTGCTCCAGGccttaaaaaatattgttaaatcAAATTCTCTTCCTGTGCAGAAAATACTG TCCCTCATTGATATTACTGTTAAGGAGTTGCCTCCAAAAGTGTTGGGTTCACCAGCTTATCAGGTTGCCGATATGGATCTTTTAAAT GGAACACCAGCTTTGTTCTTAATTCAGCTGCCTTTCCATAACAGCCTCTTGAAATGCTGCGTAACAGACGAGAG ATTCTTTGTAATTCTAGAAACGCTTGTGGGTTATGTTTTGTCTGGGCCTACGTCTCCCCTGGCTTTCAGTGAATCTGTGATCTGCATTATTAATCAGAGTGCAAAGCAGGTGGAAAATAAGGAGCATCTTTGGAGAATGTGGAGGATTGTTGTTAATCCGCTGACCGACTGGATTAACCGG acTAATGAAGTAAATCAGGGGGATGCACTGGAGCACAACTTCAGTGCTGTTTACAGTGCATTGTTGCTACCAGTGTCACAGATCTTCCCTGCTCAGGGATTTCCACAG CCAACTATGAAATCCTTGTTGCGCACTTGGTCAGACCTGTATAGAGCATTTGCTCGCTGTGCTGCTTTAGttgcaacagcagaagaaaacctaTGCTGTGAAGAACTTTGTGCCAAAATAATATCTGGGCTAGAAGGTGAAACTCCAGTA ATGATTTCAATGATGGATGGTCTCACCCATATTGTATCAGTCATGGTTGACTGCATCAACTTTGCACCATACGGTACTAAATATCAGCCAAAACATAGAT CTCCACAGACACCTACAGATTGgtctaagaagaaaaaggagccCCTTGGAAAGCTTGCCTCTCTGTTTAAACTCCTGGTGATGTTACTAAACTCTTTCCATGTGTTCAGTTCCAAAGAAATCTGTTCAGAAACATTGGTCTCTGTTGGTCCTTCAATTATTGCTATTCTTCACAACATCATCAGCCGCGTTTCATTGCCTTCAGTGATTGGGACTATGTTTGCAATTTTTTCAAaacccctggcagtgttttaTGAAAGAACAAA GCTTGCTGATGTATCTAAAGTATACAGTAATCTTAACAACAAG CTGGAAAAACTCCTGGCCGAGGTTATCCAGTGTTTACAGTCTCACTGCACTGGCTCTTACGATAGCAAACTGCTGGAGCAGATTTCACCGTTGCTCTGTGTAGCATTTCAGCATAAGAGCAAACAGATCCACAACCAGTGTTCCCACTTCTGGAATGCAACGTTCTCAAAGACTACATCATTGAAGTATCCTGAAGAGTTGAA ATCTGTGTTAAGCcaagccaaaaagaaaattccactCCTCCTGCCTGGTTTTGAAAGCATTGAGGGGGCCGAAGAATACAGTGGTCCATTTTCTGACGCG aTGGAAAATTCACAGCTGGATGCAAAGATAAGTGGAATGGAAGTAAAGTTGGGTCAGAACCGAGGCTCTATATTGGCACAGATGAGTGAACAAAAAGACGAAGTAAAAGACAAGTCTAGTAATGTGCAAGTGACATCTGCAAAG ttGAAACTagaattttcatcttcaaaggCTAAAAGTGAGATACttttggaagaagagaaatcCATTGATTTTGTGTATATTCctccagaaacaaaagcaagagtACTGACTGAACGTCAAAAAGAAGTGCTTAGGTCAAAGAG agttGATATTCCTGCTATGTACAACAATTTGGATGCATCACAAGATAGTACCTTGTTTTCTCAGTACACTCAAAGCCAGGAAGATTCTTT GGAAAAATCATCtttaatagaaaatgcaaaagaagatACTAAAACCAAGCCTCAG gaagaaaatgcaaagagtGAAGGATGCACCAACAAATCAGATAATCCTCTTAAGAATGCTGCCTATGTGAACAAATCACCTCTTACTCACCTAGAAGAGAGCTCAACTTTAAACAGTGAGGGAGAATCAAGAAGGGAGACAACTGGGATGATTCTGGAGGAGCCATCAGCTGGAGAGGGATTAGAAGGAAGTACTGTGGAAACGGCTTCAAAGGAGCTCTTAGCAGGGAACGAAAACACTTCAAATGTTAGCAACAGTTCAACTTCAAGTGACATAATTTCTGGAACACCACAGCCTGCAAGTCGACGGCAGTCTTTTATTACTTTGGAGAAATTTGGTAGTTCAGAGAACAGACCCTTCAGCCTTTCAGCATTGAATGGTATATCAGAGATGTCCGGAGGTGCTTCTATGACAGGTAAACAGGAAAAGACTAGTGCTAAATCAGAAaaatctggagaagaaaataaaaagcctacAAAATCTGAACAAATATTTACTGCAATACGAAGGCTGACTCGCAGGCAGAGTAAAATGGAGCACCAAGGGAATAAGCAGTCCAAGTCATTAATCAGGTCAGAACAAGAGAAAAGCGTACAAGAGTCTTGTGCTTcgaaaaatataaaaaataatctgtcttCTGCAGTAGAAGACGTGGAACGAAGTCTCCTTGCTCAGTCCCAAGTTCTCCATTCTACAGAACTAGAAATTAAAAGAGCTGAAGATCTGatagcagaaacagaaaagaccCAGGCATTAGATACCgattctaaagaaaatacaccCCCAGAGACGACCGTGTCATCCGACCAGGTCACAAGCGATGACAGTCAGGCTCCACATGCGTCTCCTAGTCAGAAAGCACTAAGACGTTCTTCAAGACGGCGGTCAGAAACTGTAGAAAGTACAGCAGCTAGTCAAGATAAGGAAGATGGCCACCAAAAGAGAGACAGATGCAAAGACAACGAAAAATCTGGGCAGAAGAAGGTGCCACAGGCTAAAGATGATGTATcccaaaagcagaaagcagtttcTGGGAAAGCTACGGAAAATACGAATAAAGAAAGCAACCTACACGAGAGAACTGCAGAGGACCGTAACTCAGAGGAGTCTCCTGCTTCAGCAGGCCCTGATGAGGAAGTGAACAAGAGTGCTAGGAGGTCAGAAGAGAACTTGAAGGCTGACACAGAAGGTCAAGACTGTAGTTCAAGTACAGCAGGTCAGAAGATGGAACGCCCACGATACCACACAAGAAGAGCTTCACAAGGATTGCTTTCCAGCATAGAAAATTCAGAGGCTGATGGCTCTGAGGGCAAGGAAGAaagcatgaggaagaaaaggtctGCCAAAGCGAAAAATAGGAGTGATTTTCTTGAAGGTAAATTAAAAGATCTACAGCCGGGAAGCCATAGCCATGAGGTGTCTTCCCAAAGAAACGAAACAAAGGATCTGttggaagcaagaaaaggtgAGCTGAGCTGTGAAGTCAGCACAGATGCTGCACTGACATCTGAACCGTGTGGCCCGAAGACCCAAGTGATTCCCACAGATGCTAGCAAAGCCATGGGATCTGCCAGCTCGAAGGGTTCATCTGGTGTGCAGAACGGCAGCGTGGAACAGAACAAGAGGCACACACTGGTGGAATCGGTCACCAACCCATGTGTAGCTGATCCAGatttgaaagcagcagagaaagatgaagacattGTGAAGCGAACAGTTGTAGAGGACTGTCATGCAACTGTTCTGCCTGAATCTGTACCTGCAGCAAATGCTTCAGGTGGTGatctttccttttcacaaaTACCTGAGTGTCAGcacaaaagaagcaaaaggctgaaaaaaCCAAAGAGCTGTGACTGCTGTAACAAAAAGTCAAAGCAAGAAGTAATGTCGTtgactgaattaaaaaatgggAACACTCATGAACTGAGTGAGCCCCAAATCACCCCAGTTCAGACTCCTGGAAATACATCAGAGATGTCCAGTAATTCAGATTTTGACAAGAGATTGTCCATGGCACCTTGTGCAATGAGCACTCCACTGCATCCTCCTAAGGAGCCTAGTGCCCTTAACTTGGAAAGAGAGGGATCATCTGAGGATAACCTGGAAGGAAAGAGCTCTGTACTGGAGGAGGATCTAGAAAATCCAGTATGTGTAGCAGGTGAAATCACTGACTCTGTATTGGAAATAAAAGAACCTGCTGATGAGGATGGCCAAACTGAACAGTGTCTGTCCAAGTGTGTGCCAGAGGAGCCTGGTGGCAGCGATCTGATTGCAGGGAATCAAGATGAAGAACCAGGAGctacagaggaagaaatcagTCTGAATGAACAACTGGAGGAGATACCTGAGGCACTGGTTGATGTTAGCAAGCCtgaggaaaaacagatgaaTGAGCTAGAAAGCAGTTGGGATGATAAAGAAGTAGCtgagaatgctgtgggagaaaTGTGTGTTAATCAAGATAAAGAGATAAAGGAGGAATTAGAGGAAACTGAAATTACAGTCCCTCAAAATATGGCCTTGGACAAAGGAGATGCAGTAGAAAATAACATTGTAGATTCACCTCAAAAGCCGGAAGATGATGCTTCTTTAGTGGTAGTTAATGAAAGCCCTAATGGTATGCAGGCACGCTGCATGTGGTCTCCTTCAGCTTCTCCATctacaagtattttaaagagaggtgtaaaaagaaatcaagatgATGATTCCCTGTCGCCCACTAATAAG ATTCGTCGAGTCTCTTTTGCAAATCCAATTTATCAAGAAGGACTGGCAGATGACATAGATAGAAGAAGCCCTGTCATTAGATCCCACTCTTCACCATCTTCCCGAAGTCTTAAAATTTTATCTAATATTCAGGCCAAG CATATTACCACTCCAACCAAAGGATTTCTGTCCCCAGGATCTCGTAACCCTAAATTTAAGAGCTCAAAGAAGTGTTTA ATCACAGAAATGACTAAGGAGTCACTGCCTGGCCCCATGGAATGCATGTATCCTGCGTTAGTTGGCTGCAAAGCGCCAGTCGATGTAATTTTACCTCAGATTACATCAAACATATG cGCCAGAGGCTTGGGGCAGCTTATTCGAGCAAAGAACATTAAGACAGTGGGTGATCTGAGTACTTTGACAGCATCAGAAATCAAAACTCTTCCCATCCGCTCTCCGAAAATTTCCAATGTTAAAAGAGCTCTGAAAGGCTATCATGAGCAACAG GTAAAATCTCGAGGATTTGAGGAAATGGTAGTGCTTGAAGACACAGAGAAGCCTATAAGTAATGTAGAAGATAAATCTCTTTCtgtagaggaagaaaaacttgCAACAG ATTTGATTGAACCCATTGTCGTGAACACAAATGACCAGCCCCCTGCAGATCTGATGAGCCAGATTGATGCGCTTGTTGCTCAGCTGAGCGCTGAAGACCTTCACAGCTATTCAGGCAGCCAGCTTTTTGAGATGCAAGAAAAACTTGTTGGCATGACAAACTGTATCATGAAAAATCTGCAGGCTCGCTGGAAGTCGCCACCCCATGAAAATTCAGATTAG